In Microlunatus antarcticus, a single genomic region encodes these proteins:
- a CDS encoding alpha-hydroxy acid oxidase: MDVPADGDRPTDLPYPDVDELEAAAARVLPEHVVGYFRGPTGAYGIPTEAERWSQLRFRPHVLRDTSRLSLATTVLGTPVASPVLVAPMAQQRAAHPEGEVATARAVRRRGVLLGVSTNTGVRFADIGAVGAPWWFQVYVMDDRAMTADLVQRAAAEGATALVLTVDTPGVDPRRPQLEPRSWPERYGMQANLPGGDTGRPIFSGTRNLSVDDIGWLHDLTGLPVVVKGVLRADDAVRCVDTGAAGVIVSTHGGRCLTQSIVSADALPEVAAAVGDRAEVYVDSGLRTPEHVAAALCLGARAVFLGRPVMWALATGGDAGVEELLGSIDTQLERVLRSLGAGSLDELGPDLVV, encoded by the coding sequence GTGGACGTGCCGGCAGACGGCGACCGCCCCACCGACCTGCCCTACCCCGACGTGGACGAGCTCGAGGCGGCCGCGGCCCGGGTGCTGCCCGAGCACGTCGTCGGCTACTTCCGTGGCCCGACCGGCGCGTACGGGATCCCGACCGAGGCCGAGCGGTGGTCGCAGCTGCGGTTCCGGCCGCACGTGCTCCGGGACACGAGCCGGCTCAGCCTGGCCACGACCGTCCTCGGCACCCCGGTGGCCAGCCCGGTGCTGGTGGCCCCCATGGCGCAGCAGCGGGCGGCCCACCCCGAGGGCGAGGTCGCGACCGCACGCGCCGTGCGCCGGCGGGGCGTCCTGCTCGGCGTCTCCACGAACACGGGGGTGCGGTTCGCCGACATCGGCGCCGTCGGGGCGCCGTGGTGGTTCCAGGTCTACGTGATGGACGACCGCGCGATGACCGCCGACCTCGTGCAGCGGGCGGCGGCCGAGGGCGCGACCGCGCTCGTGCTGACCGTCGACACACCCGGCGTGGACCCGCGCCGTCCGCAGCTCGAGCCCCGTTCCTGGCCCGAGCGCTACGGCATGCAGGCGAACCTGCCGGGCGGCGACACCGGGCGCCCGATCTTCTCCGGCACCCGGAACCTCTCCGTCGACGACATCGGCTGGCTCCACGACCTGACCGGCCTGCCGGTCGTGGTCAAGGGGGTCCTGCGCGCCGACGACGCGGTGCGGTGCGTGGACACGGGCGCCGCCGGGGTGATCGTCTCGACGCACGGCGGCCGCTGCCTCACCCAGTCGATCGTCTCGGCCGACGCCCTGCCCGAGGTCGCCGCCGCGGTCGGCGACCGCGCCGAGGTGTACGTCGACAGCGGCCTGCGCACGCCCGAGCACGTGGCGGCCGCGCTGTGCCTGGGCGCGCGGGCCGTGTTTCTGGGACGCCCGGTCATGTGGGCGCTGGCGACGGGCGGCGACGCCGGCGTCGAAGAGCTCCTGGGCAGCATCGACACCCAGCTCGAACGCGTCCTGCGCTCGCTCGGCGCCGGCTCCCTGGACGAGCTCGGTCCGGACCTGGTGGTCTGA
- a CDS encoding VOC family protein has product MALRISHLTFDAHDANAQAHWWAEALGWSEDPEDPNLPGHEECMIFAPDGRQRLLFIEVGDDKVVKNRLHLDLVPTDVSREAEVERLVALGATQVGDHRREDGSGWITLADPEGNELCVLRSELDRPDPYAHLVH; this is encoded by the coding sequence ATGGCCCTGCGGATCAGCCACCTCACGTTCGACGCCCACGACGCGAACGCCCAGGCCCACTGGTGGGCCGAGGCGCTGGGCTGGTCGGAGGACCCCGAGGACCCGAACCTCCCCGGCCACGAGGAGTGCATGATCTTCGCCCCCGACGGCCGGCAGCGGCTGCTGTTCATCGAGGTGGGGGACGACAAGGTGGTCAAGAACCGCCTGCACCTCGACCTCGTCCCGACCGACGTGTCGCGCGAGGCCGAGGTCGAGCGGCTGGTCGCGCTGGGCGCGACCCAGGTCGGTGACCACCGGCGCGAGGACGGCAGCGGCTGGATCACGCTGGCCGACCCCGAGGGCAACGAGCTCTGCGTGCTCCGTAGCGAGCTCGACCGGCCGGACCCGTACGCGCACCTCGTGCACTGA
- a CDS encoding 4Fe-4S binding protein: MSPTEAGAHGRIRLIEPACTSCMLCVRECPVWCITLDSHTEPDPDVAPGARVRLVNVLDRFVIDWNLCMYCGICVDECPFDALAWDTAHPAAGTAATDLRHGIDELA, translated from the coding sequence ATGAGCCCGACCGAGGCCGGGGCGCACGGGCGGATCCGGCTCATCGAGCCGGCGTGCACCTCCTGCATGCTCTGCGTCCGCGAGTGCCCCGTCTGGTGCATCACGCTCGACTCCCACACCGAGCCCGACCCGGACGTGGCGCCGGGGGCCCGCGTACGGCTGGTCAACGTGCTCGACCGCTTCGTCATCGACTGGAACCTCTGCATGTACTGCGGCATCTGCGTCGACGAGTGCCCCTTCGACGCGCTCGCGTGGGACACCGCCCACCCCGCCGCCGGGACGGCGGCCACCGACCTCCGTCACGGCATTGACGAGCTGGCCTGA
- a CDS encoding NADH-quinone oxidoreductase subunit C, producing the protein MREVPADTWHDAVVAVRADGYDWFDWLGCTDEIGVSDELRVVLSLRRLDEPGAPELLLACRVPRSAARLASVRDVFAGAAWHEREAAEEFGVEFVGGDRRRLLLDVGSAPAPLRKDEVLAARTAEPWPGAKEPGESDAGAGTAGAASPSRRRMVPPGVPAPEVWGDRDPQAPAPDPAEVAAAVTGGRVRRRAR; encoded by the coding sequence ATGAGAGAGGTCCCGGCCGACACCTGGCACGACGCCGTCGTCGCCGTGCGGGCCGACGGCTACGACTGGTTCGACTGGCTCGGGTGCACCGACGAGATCGGCGTCTCCGACGAGCTCCGCGTCGTCCTGTCGCTGCGCCGGCTCGACGAACCGGGGGCGCCCGAGCTGCTGCTGGCCTGCCGGGTGCCGCGCTCCGCAGCGCGGTTGGCGAGCGTGCGCGACGTGTTCGCCGGCGCGGCCTGGCACGAGCGCGAGGCGGCGGAGGAGTTCGGGGTCGAGTTCGTGGGCGGCGACCGCCGGCGGCTGCTGCTCGACGTCGGGTCGGCCCCGGCGCCGCTGCGCAAGGACGAGGTCCTCGCGGCCCGGACCGCGGAGCCGTGGCCGGGTGCGAAGGAGCCGGGGGAGAGCGACGCCGGTGCCGGGACGGCCGGGGCCGCGTCGCCGAGCCGACGCCGGATGGTTCCGCCGGGGGTGCCCGCCCCCGAGGTGTGGGGCGACCGCGACCCGCAGGCCCCGGCCCCCGACCCGGCCGAGGTCGCCGCTGCCGTCACCGGCGGCCGTGTGCGTCGGCGCGCGCGATGA
- a CDS encoding NADH-quinone oxidoreductase subunit B, whose amino-acid sequence MRWVDWYGDGSLHVLDVALACCSLEFDAAAGARSGAAVEPPVDGRTAVVVSGTVTDRLAPAVASMIDAVRARQSVPPVVVAYGVCACSGGPYWDSYAVTKGVDTLVPVDVYVPGCPPTPAALREVVDAVAAQGGTRA is encoded by the coding sequence GTGCGCTGGGTCGACTGGTACGGGGACGGCTCGCTCCACGTCCTCGACGTGGCGCTGGCCTGCTGCTCGCTCGAGTTCGACGCCGCGGCCGGCGCGCGCTCGGGTGCCGCGGTCGAGCCGCCGGTCGACGGACGGACCGCCGTCGTCGTCTCCGGAACCGTCACCGACCGGCTCGCCCCCGCCGTCGCGTCGATGATCGACGCCGTACGGGCGCGGCAGTCCGTGCCCCCGGTCGTCGTCGCGTACGGGGTGTGCGCGTGCTCGGGCGGGCCGTACTGGGACTCGTACGCCGTGACCAAGGGCGTCGACACACTCGTGCCGGTCGACGTCTACGTCCCCGGCTGCCCCCCGACGCCGGCCGCGCTGCGGGAGGTCGTCGACGCCGTGGCGGCGCAGGGCGGGACGCGCGCATGA